Within Spinacia oleracea cultivar Varoflay chromosome 4, BTI_SOV_V1, whole genome shotgun sequence, the genomic segment CAATAGTATTACATACTACCttcgtttctgaaagttctttacaattATTATTTACACGGacttcaatgcaatatttaattaCTAATGTATCtgatttcgtatgtgaaaaaattataaaaatttgatattttgaaaatacataccgagatcgatctaacaagatcttacatgtaacattttgatgtatataatagtgggaatttacggtcaaagtttttataatttggacacatattccaaagcgtaaataACTTTCAAAAATGGAGGTAGTAACATGTTATGGAGTATGTATGGAGTACGTATTCGTATTTGTATGGGTTTAGACTTTAGAGGCCGAGAAGCCTCCATGTAATGACATACTCCGTACAAGATTTGTTAATAATCAATTGTatcacggcttaaaggtcgcatgttgcgacctttatcattttcgtcaatatcccgtcgtaaaagacatttgcgacggttgttcccgtctttgttttgTTGTTAGCCCCGTGACAAAAGCCTTTTACGATGGGATTTTTAACCcatcgttattaggttgtcgttaaagatacaaatctTTGTAGTTATATTAATTAAGTACTCCGTATGAATAATTTACACTATACGTACcgtcgatttttttttttaataggtaagaagaagggagcctaactgaaccagcacctagcacaggttaaccagcccagctccgcaggtcatcgcttgagccactcccaaacatttcgcagttgatggggctcgaacttgtgacctccaagtcacaaggtgagttccccaccaactccaccaacttatgttggtaTACGTACCGTCGATATGATGTCAATGTACGGAGTATGTGTTATCAcatgtacatattataaatGTTACGCGTATATATGTGTTTCATTGCAATAGCTTAAAGAGGAAGTCCAAATACATGCCTGGcatgtatttgcaaaaacatGTCAACTCCAAATAAAAAGGTAAAtgtaaatgttaaatatttttggggggaaatgtataacggaattgtaaatttgtaaaacgGGGTGGTGACTTGGCATTGCTGAGttggtattggtattacaaaaatggtattggtattacaaaaatggtactaaactttttttaaatgaaattcattttccttaaatggtactcgttttgtactaaattttataaagtggtattaatatcacaaaaatggtgctaaatattttaaaatggtaTTCATATTGCAAACGGGATTCAAGTTGGCAAACGGGGTTGActattcaacaatttcaaaatggatgggaaattacaaacaagcccatggcatgtatttcataatacatgccTGACTGCGATTTTGACGCCCTCATAGCTTAAATGATATTGTATCCTTTAAATTTCTAGCCAGTACTCCATAATAGATTAATTTTGAGCTTATTTTCATTAGAGAAATTCCAAGTCAATCTCATCGATCGGGATACTCAACAAATAAGAGTACACCATCAATAATTATTCAGCCAAATATATACagtattttcattaatttcccAATCAATGAGAATAACTCGTACAACCTCTTTTCAGTGCGTCTCATCACCCAAAGCATCAAAGTTACTCTTTAagaacactacaagaatttgtatctttaatgacaacctaataacgacggatCAAAAATCatgtcgcaaaagccttttgcgtttgcgacggggctaacaaccaaacaaagacgggaacaaccgtcgcaaatgtcttttacgacagaGTAACGACGAGATTTACCATTAATGACGCccctttttatgacgggtttgcgacaggaaatcccgttattaatcaacgattactggcctttaacgacgggaactcccgtcgttaatggtagaATTTTTTGTAGTGCGAAGCGGCCGTTTTAGATTAGGGTTTGATGAAAAGCCGAAAAACGTGTCGTGTAGGGTCGTGTTCGTGTTTGGTCTCGACAAAATTCATCAAGACTATGTAAATCGTAGGACGGTTGCATAATACATAGTATGACAAATGAATCTAATCGGGCCGTGTTGGGTTGGTCTCGTGTTTCCTCTCAGTAACTtccactacaaaaatttgtattttttatgacaacctaataacgacgggtaaaaatcccgtcgtaaaagggcttttgcgacgaggataacaacccaacaaagacgggaacaaccgtcgcaaatttcttttacgacgggttaacgacgagattttccattaacgacggcccccttttatgacgggttcgcgacggaaaatcccgtcgttaattaaCAATTATTGACCTTAAGCGACGGAATTTTCCGTCATTAATAGTTTCTTGTAGTGTTCGTATTCATATCGTACCGGTTTCAATTGTGTCATGTCAAATACTGCCAGTCCATTCATTAACACTCTAGTCGACATAGTCCACCGAGGTCAATATAGAGAAAGTTGGAACCGTTAGAtcggatttttttttgtattattaTTAGGAGCAATCATACACGGGTCAAAATCAAGACAATTCGGGTAATACAAAATGGGCTAAATGTTTGTCTATACACTTACCAAAAATCCATGTTCACATATATATACAACTATACAAGTCAAACAAAATCATGCAACAACTCTTGTTTTCTTATGTAATAATACaaccattttatttttttagccTTTATATGACATTTCAACCTCCCATTCTCTATTTAAACTTCATCAAACACCTTAATTTGATGCTTAATTcctccctttttttttctttcctttttttttctttttctggtgtagaggcaaatcaacaaaatggtGTAGACGAGATTCGATACCAGATTTTGGGTACCAGCTCTCAAAACTTTACCAACTATATCAGTTGACATCTACTCACTTCCCttctttttttggattttaaatCCATTTTATTTCTTAAGTTTTACTATTTTATTGAAGTTAAGATTCAAATTATAGCAAAAATACTACAATGATGATGAATGGGAGCAAAATAATGGGGAGGGGAGGTATGGTTTTGTTTGTGGCACTATTTATTGGGTTTTGTTTTGCAATCCATTATTCTTCAACTCTATCGTTAACAAATACCCAACTAAAAGTATTGGGTAAGTACGGCCCGGCCCGACAAGTTGAGCTGGTTGTCGAGACGCCCGTGGACCCGAAACAGGACGCAGTTTCGGGTCCGACCCGGATGAAGTTTCATGTAGCGGTAACGTCCACGGATTCAATCTATAGCAAATGGCAGTGCAGGATTATGTATTATTGGTATAAGAGAGTTAAAGATTTGCCCGGGTCCGATATGGGCGGTTTTACGCGGGTTTTGCATTCGGGTCAGCCCGATAATTTGATGGAGGAGATCCCTTCTTTTGTTGTGGATCCTTTACCCGAGGGTGTTGATAAGGTGAGTCCATGAATTCCATTAGATAAACTATTATTTCTTGGGTTGACTAAAAGAGTCGAATCTTATGCGCCTAactttgaatattttatttttcttttgaaaaaaaaaaattaaaacgcgAAAGTTAAGTAAGTCTCAAGACCGTGTTGAATTTTCTTATCTAAAATCCATGCCTCTTTTTATCAATGTACTTGTTTTAATCCCGCTCGCCCCCGGCCACTGAAAGGATAACCATATTTATATCATTACGTACAAAAGCTCATGACTGAATGatacaaattattattattttagtatTTTGTTTGGTAAAAAAACGACATTATGTATGACTTAGATTAGTGGATAAGTCTTTGTTGTATGAAATTCGAGGTAAACCATATATTTGAAAGAGGTGGAAGGGTGAACGTCACGTGGAAGATGGACTTGATTAAGAACGCCTTTTAATGCATAGTATAGATTTTTATGTGTTTGGAATTGAAAATGTATCATTATATATATGAGCTTGAAAACTTTTTATATATGTAGGGATACATTGTGTTGAATAGACCATGGGCTTTTGTTCAATGGTTGGAGAAAGCAACAATTGAGGAAGAGTAAGTGTTTCACTTGTCATAGATTTATGCAACATCTTCAACTCAACTATTTTGTACTCTCGTTGTCTCATTTTACTCGCCTCATTTTGACCAAAAACTCATAATAAAATGAGACGGAGGAGTAACAAGTGGCATTATTTTACAAAGTAATTAGTACAATTCTTGATGTATTGTTTGTAGATATATTTTAATGGGTGAACCGGATCATTTGTTTGTGAATCCGTTACCAAACTTAGCACAAGGAGAAAACCCGGCTGCATATCAATTTTTCTACATCAGACCCGATTTGAATGAGAAGATCGTTAGGAAGTTTTACCCGAATGGATCCATATCGAATGTGGATCCTATTGGAAGTTCTCCAGTCATTATAACAAAGGTATAAGCTATTAACTTTTATCCTAGTCCCTAATTTTCTAGTTTTCTAATACTTTCTCGTTTCTTATTGATTTTCCTGTTTTGGTTGTCCACGTTTTCCATTACACATGTTTAACCATCAATTCATTAATTTCGTATGCGTAaatttttgatattttgaaaccACTCAGTGaaacaaatcaaacaagacaccacgtgactatgtttttttccttacattttgtttttttttgtaatagtCTTTGCTGAAAGAAATCGCGCCTACATGGATGAACATTTCGTTACGGATAAAAAATGATCCCGAGGCAGACAAGACCTTCGATTGGGTACAAGAAATGTGAgagatttaatttaattttcccGTTACTAGTTCAAATAACATTATTATAAACGTGACAATCAATTCCAGACGTAATTTCATCGTTCTAACGTGTGTTAAAATGTGCGCGTGTAACACGTGTAGGTACGCCTATGCTATAGCTTCAGCATTGCACGGTGTGAAGCATAAACTTCATGAGCATTTCATAGTGCAGGTATATATATACAATCGAAAGATTGGGTAACATTAGAATCAATTTTGCATTTTTCGTGTTTTAATCGAATTATAATTGTACTTAATTTGGTAATTCTAATGTTAATTACGCGGTTATTTCAGCCTCCGATGGATGGGAATGTTGAGATTAGTTACATCATTCATTATACTTATGGGTGTGATTATAACAACAAGGTATGTAATTATATATACTCATTGCTTCCTGCGTTGACTGAGAGACTGTATACGATAGGTTTCAAGTACGAATCCACTGCcttcatttgtaatttatattacaTTTATAGCTTATTCTCGCGCGCGCATAAAAAATACACTCGACTTGTTGAGTTTAGACATGTACCACCTTTTCGTGAGTCTGTACTAGGTATGCGTATTGCTTGTAGTTACAGCCAAGGCAATTAGAACATCGGGCCGGTAATAAAAATGGGTGTGGGCTGAGTCGGGTTTTGTGCCTTACCAACGTACCTGGGGCTTGAACGGGCCCACCCCACGCCAAGGCCACTTGTTTCGTGTTGTGCCGTGTCATAAATTTCATAAGGCGGCCTAGGCACGGCCCAAGCCACGTTCCCTTGTGTCGGGTCGGGCCGTGCTTTTGTGCTCAAATTTCACTTTAATTTAACTTGTTTTGTGGACTTGTCGTGTCTGTCCTTGCCGTGTCTTTTCCAAAAAATGTGGCCCAAGCTCACGTGCCGACTCGCGCAGTAGattcgtgcctaagcctaatttcACTACAATTTAACTTGTTTTGTCGTGCCGGGCCATGTTGTGCCCTGTCAtactattttttaaaaagaaagtaCGATTATAGCCCATGACTTTGTGCTCATGACATGCCGTGCTTTGTTCATATTGGGCCATGCTGTACCTCGGCCCGCCCGGGCCATTGTCGTCTTTGGTAAAAATTTGTTTGTAACGCTGCATTTAATTAGCTACTATTTATTTGATCCAAAATTCACAAAATTATGCAGGGAGAGCTTCTTTATGGACAGAAGACAGATTGGCGTTTCGACAAGAGATCGTATCAAGATGCCCCTCCACCCAAAAATCTTACACTGCCTCCTCTTGGAGCTCCTGAAACTGTGGTATGCCTCTAAATTTGACCTCATCAATATTTACCCGGTCTGCTAGGCAGACCCGACTCTACTCGAAAATTAGCAGGTTTTGGCAGAGTTTTTAGGCCCGTTTTCCGGACCCGGcccaaaatttaaaatttattgatGGTTTTTGGCAACGTAAAGctacaattttagttataaatttagcCCGGCGTGAAAAGTCCGCTACTTTTGGCCGAAATTGCGGGTTTTGGACACACAAAATTAGCCTGAACCTTACCACTACCCGACCAGACATAACGGGCTGATTTTAGGCTATGGCCCGGCCCGGCctttgatcaggtctactctAAATTATACTACGTAAGACTTACTTTTTACATAGTACATTACATACCCACAGTACACGATTATTTTTCTTAACCAACACAAGTTGATAGAGTTCAGAGTTGATGGAGCTCACAAGATCGAGCTCCATTTCAGCTAGCCTTATGCGTAGCTGagttgattaaccttagatagGTGTTGGTTCACTAGGGTTATTAGTTTATATATTACCACTACAAGAATTTCTTATCATTAATGACAACCCAATAACGGCGGGTAAAAAATCCCGTTATAAAAGCCTTTTTCGACGGGACTAACAACCAAATAAatacgggaacaaccgtcgtaaATTTCTTACCGACATAAAATCCCACTACTATTTACCTTTAGCGACGAAATTTCCTATCGTTAATCGTACAATTTCTGTAGTGTACTTTTCGTaagcattttaattaattgcCTGAAAATCTAGCTCTTTTTTTGAGTATTTTGTTATGCTACTCTTTGGTGCAGGTAAGACTAATACAAATGGTGAACGAAGCCACGGCCAATATACCAGAATGGTAAAATCTCTAATACAGTGTACTTTTTACGAGCAAAACGTACATACATCGATCTCTCTTATACGAAGAAATGGACATCATCTACAAAGAAAGATGCACTTGAAGTGTTAAAAAATGTTGTAATCTTGTATGTACAGAGAACCCAAATATTTTCTTGCCAAATtgacactacaaaaatttgtatctttaacgacaacctaattaggacgggtcaaaaatcccgtcgcaaaagcatTTTgagacggggctaacaaccaaacaatgacgggaataatcgtcgcaaatgtcttttacgacgggtttacgacaaatttacgacgggatttctattaacgacggcccccttttatgacgggttcgcgacaggaaatcccgtcgttaatcaacgattattggcctttcgtgacgggatttcccgtcgttaatagtaccatttcttgtagtgtgatGATACTTTTGGGAAAGAAAAGTGTTTACCATTCACGGCTCGGACCCAACATGAAAAAAGCACGGCCAAGAACGAGCAGAAGTCGTGGGCTGGGCTAAGAcctcattgtttttttttttaaaaacacgACAAGACACGACATGATCCGACCCGACACAACTAGGCTTAGTTAGGCACAAGGCCTGACCCGGACCAACACAAGAGCACATGGGCTTAGCAAGCcgcatttttaaaaaatttgtcGTAAATCATCCCAACACGAATCAAGTGAGCTTGGCATGAGCCGGGCCCATTCAGGCCCAGCCCAAGGCATATGGGACTACACAAAACACGACCCTGTCCAGCCCAACCCACCACATTACCATCTCTACAAATGTTGATACAAAGCATATTTCCCACATTTGTGATAATGTTACGTTCCAAATTACACTAAGACCAACTTCATATCTGAAACTTTGGCATATAATACAACTAATCTACCTATATATTGATACAACTATATACAATTATTATATGTCGTGTCCGGCTCGGGCAGGTCAGTCGGGCTTTCGTGCCTAAGCCTCATTTCACTCGATTGAATAAAACTTACCATGTTGCCAAGTCATGTCGTGCTTttcgtaaaataaaataaaatgcgTACCAAGCTAGCCCacggcccacgacttcgtgctcATATCGGGTCTGGGTTTTATCGTGTTGGGTCGTGTCGTATCTTGGCCCGTCCTGGCCCAATGCCATCTTTAATCAAGTTGCGACAACGGAGGTAACTTTAAGTGGACTTGGTGTGGGGTGGTACTGGCAAGCCCCAAGGCACGTGGGCTTGACATGAAGCCCAGACcagcccgacccgacccggccCATATTGATGATAATGTTACAttgttataaacttataattcCCTTCCAAATTACAGCAAGAAGCCAAGAATAACTTCTTATCTAAAACTTTTGCATACAATTTCTTAACTACATTGATACAACTTAACTACAATTGTTTAaggatgttgttgttgttgactaTCAGATTTTGAAGGTCTTGAAGTAAGAGAAGGCCTCATTTTAACAATCTGTTCATCATCAACGCCCAACTTCTTAGCAAGCCGTGCTGCCTCGAAAAACCGTTTCACTGCCTCCTCCATGTACTCCTTCCCTTGCTTCACCGTCTGCCCTTTCGCTATACTTTCCGGGTAGCTCGAAAGCATGTTATCGCCTTTCAACACCGCGGCGAGGTGCATCAGCTCTTGCTGGAACTCGCTCATCGGCCTGTTTTCGTCGGCCTCCGACTTCCTTATCTTCACCGGCGTCGGCAGTTGCGCTGTACGTAACCAAGACACAACACATGAATTTTGGTTACACTGAAGTACTGAGCAAAAGGAAATAAAGCTAGAAATTCACTGATCTAATATACTTAAACATGAATGTtggccgggccgggccgggccgggcccgGCCTGAACGGGCCCGGCACACACCTAATCCACTTGCTTGGCCAGAAATTTCAAAAGGGGGACTAGCTACTTAGAGATGGACTTGGGGCGAGTCGGGTCTTGTATTGGGCCTGGATGGGACCGGCCCGACCCACACTAACCCATTTGCTTCAAGTCGGGCCTGGCCGAAAATTTCAAAAATGCGACCCCAAGACAATATGCCCTCGTGTCGGGCCAAGATGGGTTTTCGTGTCTAAGCCTCGTTTCACTCTAAGGCTTCTTTTTATTTAACTTATTTTGTCCAAACTTATATTTTCTAAACGTATCTTAACTTATACTCCTTATGAACTTACAtaaacttattttatcctacaaaatatattttttgtctGAAATAGACGTATTTTTGTGTGAAAACGTTTGAAAAATACTTACTTttttatgaacttatttttatcttaacttatctgaacttattttgtttgaaaaaaatcaaaataagtcgaacaaaacATATCCAATATTTAACTCGCTACGTCGTGCTTtttcaaacaaataaaaaacttAGCGACTCTAGCCCATTCCACCTCTCGACCCATGACTTTGTGCTCATATAAGGTCGTGTTGGGCCATGATGTGCATCGGCCTAAGCCTGACCCATTGTCATCTTTAATCAGATTACCATAGGGAACCTGGAGTTTACGCAATGCGAAGTGTTGGATAAAAACATTTgcacagttttttttttatgcacGCGTGTCCACGATCTAATTTAGTAatctatattatatattaaaaggcgatTATAAGAAAGTTAAGGACTTAAGGGTTACATAAGGTTTGAACCCTTGActagtttaaacaataaagcctTTACCACTAGGCTATTAAATGCTTCTTATTATCAttaccaaaaaatatataaaagtaaATGTGAATGTTATTAATATAGTAACCCGGGGTATCGCCCGGGTCCAAAAACTATTTTACGACGAAAACAAAACACAGGGGACTGGGGTCATGAGTTAGAAGTGATTAAAATCCTGGCTCTACCACTGATTATGATTATAAGACCCCTTAtcgcgaaaaacccaaaaaCCTAAAACAAAATGCATATTATAAGTTCAGTTTAAACTAACCTGGACAATCTGTTCTTGGTTCAGTCCTGGTTTGTACAATGCCCTCAAAGGTGCCAGCCCAAGCATCCCTTTTGGTTAAGAAAGGGCTAGACAGGTTGAAGAGTTTCTTGACCGTAGCTGCAATCGACGAGTGCTCGTATTCCGATGTCGGATACGGTCCTTTAGCCTTATGTACAACTGCAAAAATGTCAGTAATCAGTAAGGGTCTGTTTGGCCAAACTTCTGAAAAGACAGTTAGTCAGTAATCCACTACGAGTACGAATTATTGAACCATCATTGGTTAAAAAAGTTTCATAAAATCAATTAATGTAATGGATTAAGGAATCTCAAGTGAATATAACATGAAAAATAAGACATTACTTTTACAAAGGTTACATAAAAGCCAATGTGAAATGAAGAAAGTTGTGACACTTTCTAGACTATCACATGATTTATATTGCAACTTGTTAGGCTAAAATCTAAAGTAACTATTCAGATATTCTGGCTAGTTGCAGTTGAATGTCAGATTGCGGTGGCGGTTTTAGGTCCTGTTCTTTTGGACTTTATTCAGTTTCATTCGGTTGATTCAGTTAAGTTTCTAATATTATTTTCCCTAGAAAAGACGTGAACCTAACAATCCATGCAACCTAGATTACATAAGGATTTATATATGAGCAtttttgttagattcgtctcgatatatagtttcaaaatatcaaacttttatattattatataagTAGTATCACCTACAATTataaaaaatatgaaaatatagatcgagacgaatctaacaagatattaATGACTAAATTTTTGTATTGACAAGCGTAAAAATTAAAATGGTGCAACAATTAAAAAACAGAGGACGTAGTTCAAATAGAAGGCGGAAGTTGTTTTAGATTACTTACCAGTACCCTTTTCGATCCAAGGCGAAACCGCAATAGTTGGGACCCGAACTCCCAACCTATCGAACTTAAACAAGAAAGGTTCAGGCCCCACTATCCCGTCAGGGCTAGGGATCCCACTAGCCGGGGTAGGGACATGATCGTAAAACCCACCATGCTCGTCGTAGGTGATCAATAGTAACGTTTCGTTCCACTGCGGACTAGCCCTTAGGGTTTCGTACACTTCCTTTACGAACAACTGGCCTTGGTACACGTCGTGCGACGGGTGATCGTCGTTAGCCGGTTCCGACTTCGTGTCCGTGTAACGTTGTTCGATCACGACGTAACCCGGGAGCTTCCCTGCCCTAGCATGCCTTTTGAAAAACGTACCATAGGGTAAGAATTTGGTGACATACTTGAGCTTTCTTAGGTTGCGATAGAACAATGTGGCCGGAATATTTTGGTAGTAAATTCCAAAGGGTATCCCTCCACTTTCCAAGTTCTCGAATATTGTCCTTTGTGGGTAGCCTGTTCAACACAATTATGCCATTACAATTTACCATCAtgtaataatattttattttttctcccAGATAAGTCGCAATgacattataaattataaataataggAGTGAAATCAAATCAGTGACTTATTGGTATACAAGGTGATCGGTATTTACTACTAGACCAGGATATCATTGGTATCATGCGGTAACTGTAATTAACATGCATTTTCTCATTTTGACTATGTTTTGTTCACCTTAGTTTCacttatttcatgaaaaattaaatttagttaaattaaaataatataaattcagGAGCAAAATATCGTACACATATATCAAAATGGGTCAAAATGGTATTACAAACTACAGCTAAAATATCGTACGCGGGTGATCAGTATTTACCACTAGACCATAATCTCATTAGTatcatataaataaaatttacggCCATTATTTACCACTAGACCACTTGACAAGATTTACGGCCATTATGTAGTCTGATTCACGTAACTTGAGATTGAATCACGTATACATTATAACAAACAAATAATCCATATAAACACGAATCAAATTTGGTTCGACTCAATCGAAAAAGTAATCTAATTTTTACGATAAACGGAATACGTGAAGAACAAAACTAGCCGCACACTGGCTCAAGAAATTTACCTTAAACAATTTAAACCCAAAACAAACAAGAcggtaaaaaaaaagttaccttTAGCAAGTAAGGCTGGGATATTACTAGTAGCTCCACCCGAAGTAGCCGAGTGAACAAAAAGCCGGTTCGGTTGAGTCGACGAAGGAACCGAAGCGAACCACCGGTCGAAACCCGCGAATTCCTGAACCAAACTTTTGTAAACCGGTACCATTTCCGGTCTATACCCATTCATAACATGTCTAGCCATATCCATACTCTTATTAACATCATAAGCTTGTTGAGCAAACCCATTCATACGGGCCGGTTCAGACCCGGTTTGACCCAACCCGAAAATCTGTTCCCTTATTGCTTGAAATGAATGACCCGGGTCCGGATCAACCACATAATGGGCCGTATCGTTGTACAAAATAAGTGGTGAATCCGGTTCAGAGAGGGAAACCCGGTTTGACTCGGACCCGTTTACGCCGTCGATATCCGGGTTGAGTCTTTTCATCCAACCCAACATGTGGTCGAAAGACCGGTTCTCCATTACTAAAATGACAATGGTTTTGATTGGGCTGGCCCGGGTAAGTGACCCGTGGGT encodes:
- the LOC110783314 gene encoding hydroxyproline O-arabinosyltransferase NOD3, producing MMMNGSKIMGRGGMVLFVALFIGFCFAIHYSSTLSLTNTQLKVLGKYGPARQVELVVETPVDPKQDAVSGPTRMKFHVAVTSTDSIYSKWQCRIMYYWYKRVKDLPGSDMGGFTRVLHSGQPDNLMEEIPSFVVDPLPEGVDKGYIVLNRPWAFVQWLEKATIEEEYILMGEPDHLFVNPLPNLAQGENPAAYQFFYIRPDLNEKIVRKFYPNGSISNVDPIGSSPVIITKSLLKEIAPTWMNISLRIKNDPEADKTFDWVQEMYAYAIASALHGVKHKLHEHFIVQPPMDGNVEISYIIHYTYGCDYNNKGELLYGQKTDWRFDKRSYQDAPPPKNLTLPPLGAPETVVRLIQMVNEATANIPEW
- the LOC110783315 gene encoding non-specific phospholipase C2; protein product: MKFHNKNNIFFHSIFLTIIILLTHGSLTRASPIKTIVILVMENRSFDHMLGWMKRLNPDIDGVNGSESNRVSLSEPDSPLILYNDTAHYVVDPDPGHSFQAIREQIFGLGQTGSEPARMNGFAQQAYDVNKSMDMARHVMNGYRPEMVPVYKSLVQEFAGFDRWFASVPSSTQPNRLFVHSATSGGATSNIPALLAKGYPQRTIFENLESGGIPFGIYYQNIPATLFYRNLRKLKYVTKFLPYGTFFKRHARAGKLPGYVVIEQRYTDTKSEPANDDHPSHDVYQGQLFVKEVYETLRASPQWNETLLLITYDEHGGFYDHVPTPASGIPSPDGIVGPEPFLFKFDRLGVRVPTIAVSPWIEKGTVVHKAKGPYPTSEYEHSSIAATVKKLFNLSSPFLTKRDAWAGTFEGIVQTRTEPRTDCPAQLPTPVKIRKSEADENRPMSEFQQELMHLAAVLKGDNMLSSYPESIAKGQTVKQGKEYMEEAVKRFFEAARLAKKLGVDDEQIVKMRPSLTSRPSKSDSQQQQHP